From one Streptomyces sp. SCSIO 30461 genomic stretch:
- a CDS encoding DUF6113 family protein, translating into MKEPKGSKGPSGARGPGERQRQQSRAAQPNELPQPGAGLVRSLKPARIAGYFALLVLGFVVGAAGSLVQAAWFPAGLLLALFGCAGLFWGGMRAAGTQFGALVPAAGWMVAVLLLSAGRPEGDGLFVGGLGEVLFLLGGVALAVICATMTRSWSSGGRTGSLGT; encoded by the coding sequence GTGAAGGAGCCGAAGGGGTCCAAGGGGCCGAGTGGGGCGCGGGGGCCGGGTGAGCGGCAGCGTCAGCAGAGCCGGGCGGCTCAGCCGAATGAGCTACCCCAGCCCGGAGCAGGGCTGGTCCGGTCGCTGAAACCCGCGCGGATCGCGGGCTATTTCGCGTTGCTGGTCCTCGGCTTCGTGGTGGGGGCGGCCGGTTCTCTGGTTCAGGCGGCCTGGTTCCCGGCCGGGTTGCTGCTCGCGCTCTTCGGCTGCGCGGGACTGTTCTGGGGAGGTATGCGCGCCGCCGGGACTCAGTTCGGGGCGTTGGTGCCGGCTGCCGGCTGGATGGTGGCGGTGCTGCTGCTGAGTGCCGGCCGTCCGGAAGGCGACGGCCTCTTCGTCGGCGGGCTCGGCGAGGTCCTGTTCCTGCTGGGAGGGGTGGCACTGGCTGTGATCTGTGCCACCATGACGCGGTCGTGGTCATCGGGCGGACGAACCGGCTCACTTGGCACGTGA
- the fdxA gene encoding ferredoxin, translated as MTYVIAQPCVDVKDKACIEECPVDCIYEGQRSLYIHPDECVDCGACEPVCPVEAIFYEDDTPEEWKDYYKANVEFFDELGSPGGASKLGLIERDHPFIAALPPQNG; from the coding sequence GTGACCTACGTCATTGCGCAGCCTTGTGTCGACGTCAAGGACAAGGCGTGCATCGAGGAGTGCCCCGTCGACTGCATCTACGAGGGCCAGCGGTCCTTGTACATCCACCCGGACGAATGCGTCGACTGCGGTGCCTGCGAGCCGGTGTGCCCGGTCGAGGCGATCTTCTACGAGGACGACACTCCGGAGGAGTGGAAGGACTACTACAAGGCGAACGTCGAGTTCTTCGACGAGCTCGGCTCGCCCGGTGGCGCCTCCAAGCTCGGCCTGATCGAGCGCGACCACCCCTTCATCGCCGCCCTGCCGCCGCAGAACGGCTGA
- a CDS encoding transglutaminase-like domain-containing protein, producing the protein MHPPPPEARPWRSRFADEARSERPDLATLCLLVGAEADPALDETALDAAQIELDRLAGLLPYGIRGPEAWVAALASLLGERCGFHGTPGCYQRLESSLLPEVLRRRRGLPILLSVVWLEVARRAGAPAYGVALPGHFVVGFGDPSEPVLADPFTGGGLLTGADAELLVAGATGEPLDSSMLAPAGPLEIVLRVLNNIRAWSAARPERSDVGLWAVELSLLLPSHPARLRFERAQLLVQRGDFLTGAAEMDAYADIVSAMEPTAAAMIRQRANAARSMLN; encoded by the coding sequence ATGCACCCTCCACCACCCGAGGCCCGTCCGTGGCGCAGCCGGTTCGCCGACGAGGCACGATCCGAGCGGCCGGATCTCGCGACGCTGTGCCTGCTCGTCGGGGCCGAGGCGGACCCGGCTCTGGACGAGACCGCTCTGGACGCGGCGCAGATCGAGCTCGACCGGCTCGCGGGACTGCTGCCGTACGGCATCAGGGGCCCGGAGGCATGGGTGGCGGCACTCGCCTCGCTACTGGGCGAGCGCTGCGGCTTCCACGGCACTCCCGGCTGCTACCAGCGCCTGGAGTCATCGCTGCTGCCCGAGGTCCTGCGCCGCCGCCGGGGGCTGCCAATCCTGCTCTCCGTGGTCTGGCTGGAAGTCGCCCGCCGAGCGGGCGCACCGGCCTACGGGGTGGCCCTACCGGGCCACTTCGTGGTCGGTTTCGGCGATCCGTCCGAGCCGGTGCTCGCCGACCCGTTCACCGGCGGCGGACTGCTCACCGGCGCGGACGCGGAACTGCTGGTCGCCGGTGCGACCGGCGAACCGCTCGACTCATCGATGCTGGCCCCGGCCGGGCCGCTGGAGATCGTGCTGCGTGTCCTCAACAACATCCGCGCCTGGTCGGCCGCCCGCCCGGAGCGCTCGGACGTGGGCCTGTGGGCCGTCGAGCTCTCCCTGCTGCTCCCCTCGCACCCGGCCCGCCTGCGCTTCGAGCGCGCCCAACTCCTGGTCCAGCGCGGAGACTTCCTCACAGGCGCGGCGGAGATGGACGCGTACGCGGACATCGTCTCGGCGATGGAACCCACTGCGGCGGCGATGATCAGGCAGCGCGCGAACGCGGCCCGGTCGATGCTGAACTGA
- the mshB gene encoding N-acetyl-1-D-myo-inositol-2-amino-2-deoxy-alpha-D-glucopyranoside deacetylase, with protein MTELPARRLLLVHAHPDDESINNGATMARYAAEGALVTLVTCTLGEEGEVIPPALARLTADRDDALGAHRIGELAAAMAELGVTDHRFLGGPGRFRDSGMMGLPQNRRGGAFWSADVDEAAHLLVEVVRSVRPQVLITYDPDGGYGHPDHIQAHRVAMRAAELAADPAVRPDLGEPHSIAKIYWNRVPKSVAEDGFAALRAAGISGAVPGISGIAGMADIPGVVDDACVTAVIDGGAYADRKAAAMRAHTTQIVVDGPFFALSNGLGQPLFTTECYELARGTSGARAGECEYDLFEGVGL; from the coding sequence ATGACGGAGCTCCCAGCCCGTCGTCTGCTGCTGGTGCACGCGCACCCGGACGACGAGTCGATCAACAACGGTGCCACGATGGCGCGGTATGCCGCCGAGGGTGCCCTGGTCACCCTGGTGACCTGCACTCTCGGTGAGGAGGGCGAGGTCATCCCGCCCGCCCTCGCCCGGCTCACCGCCGACCGGGACGACGCGCTCGGCGCGCACCGGATCGGGGAACTGGCCGCAGCCATGGCCGAGCTGGGTGTCACCGACCACCGCTTCCTCGGAGGCCCTGGGCGTTTCCGTGACTCCGGGATGATGGGACTGCCGCAGAACCGGCGTGGCGGCGCCTTCTGGAGCGCGGACGTGGACGAGGCCGCGCACCTTCTCGTCGAGGTGGTCCGTTCGGTACGGCCGCAGGTCCTCATCACCTACGACCCGGACGGCGGCTACGGCCACCCCGACCACATCCAGGCGCACCGGGTCGCGATGCGGGCTGCCGAACTCGCCGCAGATCCGGCCGTCCGGCCGGACCTCGGCGAGCCGCACTCCATCGCCAAGATCTACTGGAACCGTGTGCCGAAGTCCGTCGCCGAAGACGGCTTCGCCGCGCTGCGTGCCGCCGGGATCTCCGGTGCGGTTCCCGGGATTTCCGGCATCGCGGGCATGGCGGATATTCCCGGTGTCGTGGATGACGCGTGCGTCACCGCCGTGATCGACGGCGGCGCCTACGCCGACCGCAAGGCCGCCGCGATGCGCGCGCATACAACCCAGATCGTGGTGGACGGTCCGTTTTTCGCGCTTTCGAATGGTCTTGGTCAGCCGCTGTTCACCACCGAGTGCTACGAGTTGGCGCGAGGCACGTCAGGCGCCCGCGCGGGCGAGTGCGAGTACGACCTGTTCGAGGGAGTGGGCCTGTGA
- the dapE gene encoding succinyl-diaminopimelate desuccinylase, with the protein MPETALDLTLDAPALTARLVDFPSVSGNEEPLADAIEEALRALPHLTVDRHGNNVVARTMLGRAERVVLAGHIDTVPIADNVPSRLDENGVLWGCGTSDMKSGVALQLRIAATVPAPNRDLTFVFYDNEEVAAHLNGLGHVAEAHPDWLEGDFAVLLEPSDAQVEGGCQGTLRVHLRLTGERAHSARAWMGSNAIHAAGPVLARLAAYEPRRPVIDGLEYREGLNAVGIEGGVATNVIPDACTVVVNYRYAPDRTMAEAEAHVREVFADCGVAEFIVDDHTGGALPGLSHPAAAAFMTAVGGTAQPKFGWTDVSRFSALGVPAVNYGPGDALLAHKRDEHVAVARITHCEERLRNWLTV; encoded by the coding sequence ATGCCCGAAACCGCGCTTGACCTCACCCTGGACGCCCCGGCACTCACCGCGCGCCTCGTCGACTTCCCGTCGGTCAGCGGAAACGAGGAGCCACTCGCCGACGCGATCGAGGAGGCCCTGCGCGCGCTGCCGCACCTCACCGTCGACCGGCACGGCAACAACGTCGTGGCCCGCACCATGCTGGGTCGTGCCGAGCGGGTCGTACTCGCCGGGCACATCGACACCGTGCCGATCGCGGACAACGTCCCCTCGCGGCTGGACGAGAACGGCGTGCTGTGGGGCTGCGGTACCTCCGACATGAAGTCGGGCGTGGCCTTGCAACTGAGGATCGCGGCGACCGTCCCCGCCCCCAACCGCGACCTCACCTTCGTGTTCTACGACAACGAGGAGGTCGCCGCACACCTCAACGGACTCGGGCACGTGGCCGAGGCTCACCCCGACTGGCTCGAAGGTGACTTCGCCGTGCTGCTGGAGCCGTCCGACGCCCAGGTCGAGGGCGGCTGCCAGGGAACCCTGCGGGTCCATCTGCGGCTGACCGGGGAGCGCGCGCACTCTGCGCGCGCCTGGATGGGCTCCAACGCGATCCACGCCGCAGGGCCCGTACTGGCCAGGCTCGCCGCGTACGAGCCGCGCCGTCCGGTGATCGACGGGCTCGAATACCGAGAGGGCCTCAATGCCGTGGGCATCGAGGGCGGTGTCGCCACCAACGTCATCCCCGACGCGTGCACCGTGGTGGTCAACTACCGCTACGCCCCCGACCGCACGATGGCGGAGGCGGAAGCCCATGTCCGCGAGGTGTTCGCGGACTGCGGGGTCGCCGAATTCATCGTGGACGACCACACGGGAGGCGCGCTGCCGGGGCTCTCCCATCCGGCCGCCGCCGCGTTCATGACGGCCGTGGGTGGCACGGCCCAGCCCAAGTTCGGCTGGACGGACGTCTCACGGTTCAGCGCCCTGGGCGTCCCCGCCGTGAACTACGGACCCGGGGACGCGCTGCTCGCCCACAAGCGGGACGAGCATGTGGCCGTGGCCAGGATCACGCACTGCGAGGAGCGCCTGCGGAACTGGCTCACGGTCTGA
- a CDS encoding TIGR00730 family Rossman fold protein — MSNPEEAGRPEEQRTGPVLRRREQIQPGTTDQRLLDTEGDSEWVHTDPWRVMRIQSEFVEGFGALAELPSAISVFGSARTTPGSPEYEAGIRIGTALADAGFAVITGGGPGSMEAANKGAGNAKGISVGLGIELPFEQGLNPHVDIGVNFRYFFVRKTMFVKYAQGFVVLPGGLGTLDELFEALTLVQTGKVTRFPIVLFGTAYWSGLVEWLRDTVVAQGKASENDLLLFHVTDDVEEAVALVTKEAGTPVAVPFEGYEA, encoded by the coding sequence ATGAGCAACCCCGAGGAAGCAGGGCGACCGGAGGAGCAGCGGACGGGGCCGGTGCTGCGCCGAAGGGAGCAGATCCAGCCCGGCACCACGGACCAGCGGCTGCTGGATACCGAGGGTGACTCCGAGTGGGTGCACACCGATCCCTGGCGGGTCATGCGCATCCAGTCGGAGTTCGTGGAGGGGTTCGGTGCCCTCGCAGAGCTCCCCAGCGCCATCAGCGTCTTCGGCTCCGCTCGGACCACCCCCGGCAGCCCCGAGTACGAGGCAGGCATCCGGATCGGCACGGCGCTCGCCGACGCGGGCTTCGCCGTGATCACCGGCGGCGGACCGGGGTCCATGGAGGCCGCCAACAAGGGGGCAGGGAACGCCAAGGGGATCTCCGTCGGGCTCGGTATCGAGCTGCCCTTCGAGCAGGGGCTCAACCCGCATGTCGACATCGGCGTGAACTTCCGCTACTTCTTCGTCCGCAAGACGATGTTCGTGAAGTACGCGCAGGGCTTCGTCGTCCTGCCCGGCGGTCTCGGCACTCTGGACGAGCTCTTCGAGGCCCTCACCCTCGTCCAGACCGGCAAGGTGACCCGCTTCCCGATCGTGCTCTTCGGCACGGCCTACTGGAGCGGTCTGGTCGAATGGCTGCGGGACACCGTGGTCGCGCAGGGCAAGGCATCCGAGAACGATCTGCTGCTCTTCCACGTCACGGACGACGTGGAAGAGGCGGTCGCGCTGGTCACCAAGGAGGCGGGCACGCCCGTCGCGGTACCGTTCGAGGGGTACGAGGCCTGA
- the dapC gene encoding succinyldiaminopimelate transaminase, with translation MSAVSSRLPVFPWDKLEPYKATAAAHPDGIVDLSVGTPVDPVPAVVQQALIAAADSPGYPTVWGTTALRDALVAWCERRLGAVSFAHSNVLPVMGSKELVAWLPTQLGLGAGDTVAYPRLAYPTYEVGARLCGAAPVVYDDPTELDPAGLKLLWLNSPSNPTGRVLPKDELTRIVAWAREHGVLVFSDECYLELGWETEPVSVLHPDVCGGTYEGIVSVHSLSKRSNLAGYRAAFIAGDAAVLGELLGIRKHGGMMTPAPVQAATVAALGDDTHVAEQRARYAARRSALREALRGHGFRIEHSEASLYLWATRDETCWDTVAHLAELGILVAPGDFYGPAGERFVRVAFTATDERVETAVKRLG, from the coding sequence GTGTCCGCAGTCTCCTCACGTCTCCCCGTCTTCCCCTGGGACAAGCTGGAGCCGTACAAGGCGACCGCCGCCGCCCACCCCGACGGCATCGTCGACCTCTCCGTCGGCACGCCTGTCGATCCGGTTCCGGCCGTCGTCCAGCAGGCCCTGATCGCCGCCGCGGACTCGCCCGGCTATCCGACGGTGTGGGGCACGACCGCGCTGCGCGACGCCCTGGTGGCTTGGTGCGAACGGCGGCTCGGCGCGGTCTCGTTCGCCCACTCGAACGTGCTGCCGGTGATGGGGTCCAAGGAGCTGGTCGCCTGGCTGCCGACGCAGCTCGGTCTGGGCGCCGGTGACACGGTCGCGTACCCCCGGCTGGCCTACCCGACGTACGAGGTCGGGGCCAGGCTGTGCGGGGCGGCGCCCGTGGTCTACGACGATCCCACCGAGCTGGACCCGGCCGGGCTGAAGCTGCTGTGGCTGAACTCGCCGTCGAACCCCACCGGCCGGGTGCTGCCCAAGGACGAGCTGACCCGGATCGTGGCCTGGGCGCGCGAGCACGGGGTGCTGGTGTTCAGTGACGAGTGCTACCTGGAGCTGGGTTGGGAGACCGAGCCGGTGTCCGTGCTGCATCCGGACGTCTGCGGGGGTACGTACGAGGGCATCGTGTCCGTCCACTCGCTGTCCAAGCGTTCGAACCTGGCCGGCTACCGCGCCGCGTTCATCGCCGGTGACGCGGCGGTGCTCGGCGAGCTGCTGGGGATCCGCAAGCACGGCGGAATGATGACGCCCGCGCCGGTACAGGCGGCGACCGTGGCGGCCCTCGGCGACGACACCCATGTCGCCGAGCAGCGGGCGCGGTACGCAGCCAGGCGCTCGGCGCTGCGTGAGGCGCTGCGGGGGCACGGCTTCCGGATCGAGCACAGCGAGGCCAGCCTCTATCTGTGGGCGACCCGCGACGAAACCTGCTGGGACACCGTCGCCCATCTGGCCGAGCTGGGCATCCTGGTGGCTCCAGGGGACTTCTACGGGCCCGCCGGCGAGCGTTTCGTACGGGTCGCCTTCACGGCGACGGACGAGCGCGTCGAGACGGCGGTCAAGCGGCTGGGCTGA
- the folP gene encoding dihydropteroate synthase, with product MRGGNLRLGRREFDPREPVVMAIVNRTPDSFYDQGATFRDEPALTRVEQAVAEGAAIVDIGGVKAGPGEEVSAEEEARRTVGFVAEVRRRFPDVVISVDTWRHDVGAAVCEAGADLLNDAWGGVDPKLAEVAARYDVGLVCTHAGGAEPRTRPHRVEYEDVMADVLRVTNRLAERAERLGVRRDAILIDPGHDFGKNTRHSLEATRRLGEMVETGRPVLVSLSNKDFVGETLDRPVKERLIGTLATTAVSAWLGAQVYRVHEVAETRQVLDMVACIAGHRPPAVARRGLA from the coding sequence ATGCGCGGCGGAAATCTGCGGCTGGGCCGACGCGAGTTCGATCCGCGTGAACCGGTGGTCATGGCGATCGTGAACCGGACACCGGACTCCTTCTACGACCAGGGCGCCACGTTCCGTGACGAGCCGGCGCTCACCCGTGTGGAGCAGGCCGTGGCGGAGGGCGCCGCCATCGTCGACATCGGAGGAGTGAAGGCCGGCCCCGGCGAAGAGGTGTCGGCCGAGGAGGAGGCCCGCCGTACGGTGGGCTTCGTCGCCGAGGTCCGCCGCCGCTTCCCCGATGTGGTGATCAGCGTGGACACCTGGCGGCACGATGTGGGGGCCGCCGTCTGCGAGGCGGGCGCGGACCTGCTCAACGACGCCTGGGGCGGGGTGGACCCGAAGCTGGCCGAGGTGGCCGCACGCTACGACGTGGGCCTGGTGTGCACCCACGCCGGAGGTGCGGAGCCGCGGACCCGCCCGCACCGGGTCGAGTACGAGGACGTGATGGCGGACGTCCTGCGGGTGACCAACCGTCTCGCCGAACGTGCCGAGCGGCTCGGAGTGCGGAGGGATGCCATCCTCATCGACCCGGGGCATGACTTCGGCAAGAACACCCGGCATTCCCTGGAGGCGACGCGGCGTCTGGGCGAGATGGTCGAGACGGGCCGACCGGTGCTGGTGTCGCTGTCCAACAAGGACTTCGTCGGCGAGACCCTCGACCGCCCGGTCAAGGAGCGGCTGATCGGCACGCTCGCGACCACGGCCGTATCGGCCTGGCTCGGCGCTCAGGTGTACCGCGTCCACGAGGTGGCGGAGACCCGCCAGGTGCTGGACATGGTCGCCTGCATCGCCGGGCACCGCCCCCCGGCCGTCGCTCGCCGCGGCCTGGCCTGA
- a CDS encoding GNAT family N-acetyltransferase: MEFTASGQWEVRITPLDVGKRVSVRRLAEAGGIGGTFTDAVGVLTSWDEGVLVITRRTGEIVRIPETSLVAGKVVPTAPARRRGLPAASFEELARISARAWQPVESEPLGEWLLRAASGFTRRANSVLPLGDPGLPLDEALERVGAWYRTRGLPACIQAATGAEGTQEALCAELERRGWVREVTTELRVGGLAPVGDLDTDVSLVRIDRSFDEDWLRRYQRFDAPGPHVRAVLSSGPSVWFATVPGEPGVPAAIGRCVVDGRWAGFMAVEVDPARRRQGLAKAVMAALARRALEEGASAAWLQVESDNDHARAMYEGLGFATHHLYHHFRHTTGSSEHF, translated from the coding sequence GTGGAATTCACTGCGAGCGGACAGTGGGAGGTCCGTATCACCCCTCTTGACGTGGGAAAACGAGTAAGTGTACGAAGGCTCGCCGAGGCCGGCGGCATCGGCGGGACGTTCACCGACGCGGTCGGAGTTCTCACATCCTGGGACGAGGGTGTGCTGGTGATCACACGAAGGACCGGGGAGATCGTCCGAATCCCGGAAACTTCGCTGGTCGCGGGCAAGGTCGTCCCCACGGCTCCGGCGCGTCGGCGAGGACTTCCGGCAGCGTCGTTCGAGGAGCTTGCGCGGATCTCGGCGCGGGCTTGGCAGCCGGTCGAGAGCGAGCCGCTCGGCGAGTGGCTGCTGCGGGCGGCCTCGGGGTTCACCCGGCGGGCGAACTCGGTGCTGCCCCTCGGTGATCCGGGCCTGCCTCTGGATGAGGCGCTGGAGCGGGTGGGGGCCTGGTACCGGACACGGGGCTTGCCCGCCTGCATACAGGCGGCGACGGGCGCGGAGGGCACCCAGGAGGCGCTCTGCGCGGAGCTGGAGCGACGCGGCTGGGTGCGCGAGGTCACGACGGAGTTGCGGGTGGGCGGTCTCGCGCCGGTCGGCGACCTGGACACCGACGTCTCCCTGGTGCGGATCGACCGTTCCTTCGACGAGGACTGGCTGCGCCGGTACCAGCGGTTCGACGCCCCCGGGCCCCATGTGCGCGCGGTGCTCTCCAGCGGGCCTTCGGTGTGGTTCGCCACCGTGCCCGGCGAGCCCGGGGTGCCTGCGGCCATCGGCCGCTGTGTCGTCGACGGACGCTGGGCGGGCTTCATGGCGGTGGAGGTCGACCCGGCCCGCCGCAGGCAGGGGCTGGCCAAGGCCGTGATGGCGGCACTGGCGCGCCGGGCGCTGGAAGAGGGCGCTTCGGCCGCCTGGCTCCAGGTCGAGTCGGACAACGACCACGCCCGCGCGATGTACGAGGGGCTGGGCTTCGCGACCCATCACCTCTACCACCACTTCCGGCACACCACCGGGTCCTCCGAGCACTTCTGA
- a CDS encoding alpha/beta fold hydrolase: MTSRPLHSPVPTAPSAPLSFPRQYARTQRFGLGAPRSFTVAPDGSRVVFLRSPSGTETANRLWVLDLEGIDGTGGGAQEGAVGAERLAADPDVLLEGATEELSAEERARRERSREGSGGIVSYAVDHAVELAAFALSGRLFTAELRAGTARELPATGPVLDPRPSPDGRLVAYAARGALRVIGAEGDGDRALAEPEDDQVSYGVAEFIAAEEMGRSRGFWWSPESDRLLVARVDESPVQRWWIADPARPEREPARVAYPAAGTPNADVRLLLIGLDGTRTEVEWDRARYPYLARVHWSASGAPLLLVQERRQGAAAFLTVDTATGATRTVQVDVDPVWLELCGGVPAWSPDGRLVRITDQDGTRVLAVGDRPLTGPRLHVRAVLDVGEQDILVSASAGARAAEPEIGEIHVYRVGESGAKRVSEGAGVHTAVRSCGVTVLASARPESSGATVRVVRDGIQLAVIASYAQRPVLSPRMEFTEGGTRRIPCAVLLPSGWRESDGPLPVLMDPYGGPHGQRVVAAHNAHLTSQWFADQGFAVIVADGRGTPGRSPDWEKAVKGDFTITLDDQVEALRALAERYPLDLGRVAIRGWSYGGYLAALAVLRRPDVFHAGVAGAPVTDWRLYDTHYTERHLGLPAEQPSVYARNSLVTEGGLSGAADPARPLMVIHGLADDNVVAAHTLRLSSALLAAGRPHEVLPLSGVTHMTPQEEVAENLLLLQVDFLKRSLGMRV; encoded by the coding sequence ATGACCTCGAGGCCGCTGCACTCCCCTGTCCCCACAGCCCCTTCGGCTCCGCTCAGCTTCCCTCGCCAGTACGCCAGGACCCAGCGCTTCGGGCTCGGCGCACCCCGGTCGTTCACGGTGGCGCCGGACGGCTCGCGGGTGGTCTTCCTGCGCTCCCCCTCGGGGACGGAAACGGCCAACCGGTTGTGGGTGCTGGACCTTGAAGGCATCGACGGAACGGGCGGCGGCGCCCAGGAGGGCGCTGTCGGCGCCGAGCGGCTGGCGGCGGACCCCGATGTGCTGCTGGAGGGAGCCACCGAGGAGCTGTCGGCCGAGGAACGGGCACGGCGGGAGCGCAGTCGTGAGGGTTCCGGAGGGATCGTCTCGTATGCCGTCGACCATGCGGTGGAGTTGGCGGCGTTCGCGCTGTCCGGACGGCTGTTCACGGCGGAGCTGCGCGCCGGCACGGCCCGCGAACTGCCCGCGACCGGGCCGGTGCTCGATCCCCGGCCGTCCCCGGACGGGCGGCTGGTCGCCTACGCGGCGCGGGGCGCGCTCCGGGTGATCGGCGCGGAGGGCGACGGGGATCGCGCGCTGGCCGAGCCGGAGGACGACCAGGTCTCCTACGGCGTCGCGGAGTTCATCGCGGCCGAGGAGATGGGGCGTTCTCGCGGGTTCTGGTGGTCGCCCGAAAGCGACCGGCTGCTGGTGGCGCGGGTCGACGAATCCCCCGTACAACGCTGGTGGATCGCCGATCCGGCACGGCCGGAGCGGGAGCCGGCCCGGGTCGCCTACCCGGCGGCCGGGACACCCAACGCGGATGTACGGCTGCTCCTGATCGGTCTCGACGGGACGCGCACCGAGGTGGAATGGGACCGGGCGCGGTACCCGTATCTGGCCCGGGTGCACTGGTCGGCGAGCGGCGCTCCGCTGCTGCTGGTGCAGGAGCGCAGGCAGGGCGCCGCCGCGTTTCTCACCGTGGACACCGCCACCGGCGCGACCCGCACGGTCCAGGTGGACGTGGACCCTGTGTGGCTCGAACTGTGCGGCGGGGTGCCCGCCTGGTCTCCGGACGGGCGGCTGGTGCGGATCACCGACCAGGACGGCACCCGGGTGCTCGCGGTGGGCGACCGGCCGCTGACCGGACCCCGTCTGCATGTGCGGGCGGTGTTGGACGTCGGCGAGCAGGACATCCTTGTGTCGGCCTCCGCCGGCGCGCGGGCGGCCGAGCCCGAGATCGGCGAGATCCATGTGTACCGGGTCGGCGAGAGCGGCGCGAAGCGGGTCTCGGAGGGCGCCGGGGTGCATACGGCGGTGCGTTCCTGCGGGGTGACCGTGCTCGCGTCCGCCCGGCCCGAATCGAGCGGCGCGACGGTACGCGTGGTGAGAGACGGCATTCAGCTCGCCGTGATCGCCTCGTATGCCCAGCGGCCGGTGCTGTCCCCGCGCATGGAGTTCACGGAAGGGGGCACGCGGCGCATCCCGTGCGCCGTCCTGCTCCCGTCGGGCTGGCGGGAATCGGACGGTCCGCTCCCGGTTCTGATGGACCCGTACGGGGGACCCCATGGACAGCGCGTGGTTGCCGCGCACAACGCGCACCTCACCTCGCAGTGGTTCGCCGATCAGGGCTTCGCGGTGATCGTCGCGGACGGCCGGGGCACCCCTGGCCGCTCACCCGACTGGGAGAAGGCCGTCAAGGGCGACTTCACCATCACGCTGGACGACCAGGTCGAGGCGCTGCGCGCGCTCGCCGAGCGTTACCCGCTCGATCTGGGTCGGGTCGCGATCCGCGGCTGGTCGTACGGCGGCTATCTGGCGGCGCTTGCCGTGCTGCGCCGACCGGATGTGTTCCACGCGGGTGTGGCGGGCGCCCCGGTGACCGACTGGAGGCTCTATGACACCCACTACACCGAGCGGCATCTGGGCCTTCCCGCCGAGCAGCCCTCGGTGTATGCCCGGAACTCCCTGGTCACGGAAGGGGGTTTGAGCGGTGCTGCGGACCCGGCACGGCCGCTGATGGTGATCCACGGCCTGGCGGACGACAACGTGGTGGCGGCGCACACCCTGCGCCTCTCGTCGGCGCTGCTGGCGGCCGGCCGTCCGCACGAGGTGCTGCCGCTGAGCGGGGTCACCCATATGACGCCGCAGGAAGAGGTCGCGGAGAACTTGCTGCTGCTTCAGGTCGACTTCCTGAAGAGGTCCCTGGGGATGCGGGTCTGA
- a CDS encoding NTP pyrophosphohydrolase: protein MAVLIVDGANVVGSVPDGWWKDRRGAAERLRDRLASRAGDEEIILVVEGAARGVESVPGVRVESAHGSGDDLIVRLAARYAGEGCVVVTADRELRDRVRAVGARCAGPRTVRPAER, encoded by the coding sequence GTGGCCGTGTTGATCGTGGACGGGGCGAACGTGGTGGGCTCGGTGCCCGACGGTTGGTGGAAGGACCGCCGTGGTGCCGCCGAGCGGCTGCGAGACCGATTGGCGTCGAGGGCCGGTGACGAAGAGATCATCCTGGTCGTCGAGGGCGCTGCCCGGGGCGTCGAGTCCGTACCCGGTGTGCGGGTGGAGTCCGCCCACGGCAGCGGGGACGATCTGATCGTGCGACTGGCCGCCCGGTACGCCGGAGAAGGCTGCGTGGTGGTCACGGCCGATCGCGAGCTGCGCGACCGGGTACGGGCCGTCGGAGCCCGGTGCGCGGGTCCGCGGACGGTGCGCCCGGCGGAACGCTGA